From Penicillium psychrofluorescens genome assembly, chromosome: 1, one genomic window encodes:
- a CDS encoding uncharacterized protein (ID:PFLUO_000836-T1.cds;~source:funannotate) has translation MRFSLESLTAFLACVSAGYALQSSLIEPDTPVSELISSAKAHLANGSPREALPYFDAAVSRDPTNYITIFQRGATYLSVGKNSQASDDFDRVLELKPDFESSLMQRSRLKARSAHWEDALRDLERAGKQSSTEYQELQVAQKAAGLAFDAEKKGDWETCVGQANEAIMKANTALALRQTRAHCRFERGDVEEGVSDLAHVLQISPGSVEPHLQMSSMLFYSLGDSERGLAQIRRCLHSDPDSKACSRLYKRERKLAKSLEKLHNYLGARKFNNAVNIMVGSDDDSGLIADVKADVAERKEAGHIHPAASNNLYIFLVEKTCEAYREMRLTKKAGPYCAESLQLVPHSLHGLLFRAQTELNEDRFEDAIRTLNTAKEHHGQSQDVQSLLQKAHTLLKRSKQKDYYKVLGVSRDADERTIKKAYRQLTKQHHPDKARSQGITKEEAEKKMASINEAYEVLGDPELRTRFDNGDDPNDPEAQRGNPFQGSPFGAGGGQQFFFQQGGPQFKFSGGGFPGGGGFPFR, from the exons ATGCGCTTCTCGCTGGAGTCCCTCACGGCCTTCCTGGCCTGTGTCTCCGCCGGCTATGCCCTCCAGTCGTCACTAATAGAACCGGACACACCGGTGTCCGAGCTGATCTCCTCGGCAAAAGCCCATCTGGCGAACGGTTCGCCTCGCGAGGCCTTGCCATACTTCGATGCAGCGGTCTCGCGGGACCCAACCAACTATATTACCATTTTCCAGCGAGGCGCAACCTATCTGTCCGTTGGCAAGAACTCTCAGGCGTCCGATGACTTTGATCGGGTTTTGGAGCTCAAGCCGGATTTTGAAAGTTCTCTTATGCAACGATCTCGCCTCAAGGCACGGTCCGCGCATTGGGAGGATGCCCTGCGCGATCTCGAACGTGCTGGGAAACAGTCTTCGACGGAATATCAGGAACTACAGGTGGCGCAGAAGGCTGCGGGCCTGGCTTTTGACGCTGAGAAAAAGGGTGACTGGGAGACCTGTGTCGGACAGGCTAATGAGGCCATCATGAAGGCCAACACAGCCCTGGCTCTACGACAGACACGGGCGCACTGTCGCTTTGAGAGAGGCgatgtggaagaaggcgTTAGCGACCTCGCTCATGTCTTGCAAATATCCCCCGGCTCGGTGGAGCCGCATCTACAAATGTCGTCCATGCTGTTCTACTCGTTGGGTGACAGTGAGCGTGGTCTCGCACAGATCCGCAGGTGTCTTCACTCAGATCCAGACTCAAAAGCTTGCAGCCGCCTTTACAAGAGGGAACGTAAACTTGCGAAGAGCTTGGAGAAACTACACAACTACCTGGGAGCACGCAAATTCAACAACGCGGTGAATATCATGGTGGGATCCGATGACGATAGTGGCCTGATCGCGGACGTCAAGGCCGATGTTGCGGAGAGGAAAGAAGCGGGTCATATTCACCCGGCTGCGTCCAATAATCTGTACATCTTCCTCGTGGAGAAAACGTGTGAAGCTTATCGCGAG ATGCGCTTGACCAAAAAGGCTGGCCCTTACTGCGCAGAATCGCTGCAACTCGTCCCCCACTCTCTCCATGGTCTCTTGTTCCGGGCCCAGACCGAACTCAATGAAGACCGATTCGAGGATGCCATTCGCACCCTGAACACGGCCAAGGAACACCATGGTCAATCCCAAGATGTTCAGAGTCTATTACAAAAAGCACACACGTTGCTGAAGCGCTCGAAGCAAAAGGATTACTACAAGGTCTTGGGCGTGAGCCGGGATGCCGACGAACGAACGATCAAAAAGGCCTATCGCCAGCTGACGAAGCAACACCATCCCGACAAGGCCCGATCGCAGGGgatcaccaaggaggaggcggagaagaagatggcgtcCATCAATGAGGCTTACGAAGTCTTGGGTGATCCGGAGCTGCGCACGCGGTTCGACAACGGCGACGACCCGAACGACCCCGAGGCCCAACGCGGCAATCCATTCCAAGGCAGTCCCTTCGGGGCCGGTGGCGGACAgcaattcttcttccaacaAGGTGGTCCGCAGTTCAAGTTCTCTGGTGGCGGTTTCccgggtggtggtggtttccCCTTCCGCTAA
- a CDS encoding uncharacterized protein (ID:PFLUO_000837-T1.cds;~source:funannotate), with protein sequence MAWYCSGSTNTELVENLFKGGLIKNERVKEAMIGVDRAHYAPSHPYSDSPQPIGHGATISAPHMHGHACEYLVDYLKPGARVLDIGSGSGYLTHVFANLVMGASGRGEGLVVGIDHIPELVDIARKNMNKSDQGRHLQDSGKVQFITADGRLGWKAEAPYDAIHVGAAAEKLHPVLIEQLRAPGRLFIPVGSENGGSTLSTLGLGAGQYIWVVDKKEDGTVHKEKVFQVRYVPLTDPPRK encoded by the exons ATGGCGTGGTACTGTTCCGGGTCGACCAACaccgagctggtcgagaacCTGTTCAAGGGCGGCTTGATCAAGAACGAGCGAGTGAAGGAGGCCATGATTGGT GTTGACCGCGCACACTACGCTCCCTCGCACCCCTACTCGGACTCGCCGCAGCCCATCGGCCACGGCGCGACCATCTCCGCGCCACACATGCACGGACACGCCTGTGAGTATCTTGTAGACTACCTGAAACCCGGTGCGCGCGTCCTGGACATCGGATCCGGCTCCGGATACCTGACCCATGTATTCGCCAACTTGGTTATGGGTGCCTCTGGCCGGGGCGAGGGGCTGGTCGTGGGGATCGACCACATCCCCGAGCTGGTGGACATTGCGCGCAAGAACATGAACAAGTCAGACCAAGGCCGCCATCTGCAGGACTCGGGCAAGGTGCAGTTCATCACTGCGGACGGCCGTCTCGGCTGGAAGGCGGAAGCACCCTACGACGCCATTCATGTTGGCGCGGCGGCCGAGAAGCTCCATCCCGTGCTGATCGAGCAGCTCCGGGCGCCGGGCAGGCTGTTTATCCCCGTCGGGTCAGAGAACGGGGGTAGCACGCTGAGCACCCTAGGCCTCGGCGCCGGCCAGTACATCTGGGTCGTTGATAAGAAGGAGGACGGGACTGTGCACAAGGAGAAGGTCTTCCAGGTCAGGTATGTGCCGCTGACGGACCCGCCGCGGAAATGA
- a CDS encoding uncharacterized protein (ID:PFLUO_000838-T1.cds;~source:funannotate), with amino-acid sequence MEADSKTRADVDCMMLDYLVCIAIDALLSQPRRPEQDVNWLVDSVRALESTILTQPDPDLAIKLRLFSVADLHRRYIAAAQRGSHEDRLPSLALIGTEFMNLCLAASHKVSESRWFDIGSRLISQAKLDEGRTPALLTFKNWASGVPNIDSQWKRKYTKYAGMRHTLTELDGIVLEFFSDLMATLDAPILIQLERGKLGNLSRVETQELKARVGMR; translated from the exons ATGGAGGCCGACTCGAAGACCCGGGCCGATGTGGATTGCATGATGCTCGACTATCTGGTCTGCATCGCCATTGACGCCCTGCTTTCGCAACCCCGCCGACCGGAGCAGGATGTGAACTGGCTGGTGGACTCGGTGCGAG CCTTGGAGTCGACCATCTTGACTCAACCAGACCCAGACCTGGCCATCAAATTACGACTCTTCTCCGTCGCAGACCTACATCGCCGCTACATCGCGGCAGCACAGCGCGGCTCGCATGAAGACCGCCTCCCCTCGTTGGCCCTAATCGGAACCGAATTTATGAATCTCTGTCTCGCGGCATCGCACAAAGTGTCAGAATCACGCTGGTTTGATATAGGCTCTCGGTTGATCAGCCAAgccaagctggacgaagGTCGCACACCTGCGCTTCTGACATTTAAGAACTGGGCCTCTGGGGTGCCCAACATCGACTCCCAGTGGAAGAGAAAATACACCAAATATGCTGGTATGCGGCATACTCTCACCGAACTCGACGGCATTGTTTTGGAGTTTTTCTCCGATCTCATGGCTACCCTGGACGCGCCCATTCTCATTCAGCTCGAGCGGGGGAAGCTGGGGAATCTGAGCCGAGTGGAAACCCAAGAACTGAAAGCGCGCGTGGGCATGCGATAG
- a CDS encoding uncharacterized protein (ID:PFLUO_000839-T1.cds;~source:funannotate) → MASRLPVCRLSGQRLTAVSRAPRAPGQLRCNLKGLSTFTSQRSALNVSSKSSGLLQVSSSGINARLALTPLGAHQVRTYADSIVKVPQMAESITEGTLKQFSKQIGDFVERDEEIATIETDKIDVAVNAPDSGTIKEFLVSEEDTVTVGQDIVKLELGGAAPEKKDEDAGKPAEPAAEKPKEQAKPAEPEKSKEPQASKPAPSEKPKPEAPKSQDATESKPAQSEAPKSQGAAESKPAFGSREERRVKMNRMRLRIAERLKQSQNTAASLTTFNEVDMSSLMEFRKLYKDDVLKKTGVKLGFMSAFSRACVLAMRDVPAVNASIEGPNGGDTIVYRDYVDISVAVATEKGLVTPVVRNTETMDLVGIEKAIADLGKKARDNKLTIEDMAGGTFTISNGGVFGSLMGTPIINLPQTAVLGLHAIKDKPVAVNGKVEIRPMMYLALTYDHRLLDGREAVTFLIKIKEYIEDPRRMLLG, encoded by the exons ATGGCTTCTCGATTGCCCGTGTGCCGCCTGTCCGGCCAGCGCCTAACTGCCGTGTCCAGGGCTCCCCGAGCTCCTGGCCAGCTTCGCTGCAACCTCAAGGGCCTGTCAACTTTCACTTCGCAAAGATCGGCCCTCAATGTCTCGTCCAAATCTTCCGGCTTGCTCCAGGTGTCGTCATCGGG CATCAATGCCCGACTTGCTCTCACTCCGCTGGGCGCCCACCAGGTCCGGACCTATG CCGACTCCATCGTCAAGGTCCcccagatggccgagtcgATCACAGAGGGTACCCTGAAGCAGTTCTCAAAAC AAATTGGTGACTTCGTGGAACGCGATGAGGAAATCGCCACCATTGAGACTGATAAG ATTGACGTTGCGGTCAACGCCCCGGACTCTGGTACGATCAAGGAATTCCTTGTGAGTGAGGAAGACACCGTCACGGTCGGACAGGATATCGTCAAGTTGGAATTGGGTGGCGCTGCtcccgagaagaaggatgaggatgctgGGAAGCCCGCGGAGCCTGCGGCtgagaagcccaaggagcAGGCCAAGCCCGCGGAGCCCGAGAAGTCCAAAGAGCCACAGGCCTCGAAGCCGGCCCCGTcagagaagccgaagccggAAGCTCCCAAATCGCAGGATGCTACTGAGTCCAAGCCGGCCCAGTCGGAAGCCCCCAAGTCGCAGGGTGCTGCCGAGTCCAAGCCCGCGTTTGGTAGCCGTGAAGAGCGCCGCGTCAAGATGAACCGGATGCGCCTCCGAATTGCCGAGCGCCTGAAGCAGTCCCAGAACACCGCGGCGTCCCTCACCACGTTCAACGAGGTGGACATGTCGTCTCTGATGGAGTTCCGCAAGCTCTACAAGGATGACGTGCTCAAGAAGACCGGGGTGAAGCTCGGATTTATGAGTGCCTTCTCCCGCGCTTGTGTTTTGGCCATGAGGGATGTTCCTGCGGTTAACGCCTCGATTGAAGGCCCCAACGGCGGTGACACCATTGTTTACCGGGACTATGTCGACATTAGCGTCGCTGTCGCCACCGAGAAGGGCCTGGTGACGCCTGTCGTGCGCAACACGGAGACCATGGACCTGGTTGGTATTGAGAAAGCAATCGCTGACCTAGGCAAGAAG GCTCGCGACAACAAGTTGACCATTGAGGATATGGCCGGTGGCACGTTCACTATCAGCAAC GGTGGTGTCTTTGGCTCCCTGATGGGCACTCCCATCATCAACCTGCCCCAGACTG CCGTTCTGGGTCTCCACGCCATCAAGGATAAGCCTGTTGCGGTGAATGGAAAGGTCGAGATCCGCCCGATGATGTACCTCGCCCTCACATACGATCACCGTCTCCTAGACGGCCGTGAGGCTGTGACTTTcctgatcaagatcaaggaatACATCGAGGACCCGCGGCGCATGCTGCTTGGGTAG
- a CDS encoding uncharacterized protein (ID:PFLUO_000840-T1.cds;~source:funannotate): protein MSTAAVRSLYRRSLKLALDWAVHRQVWRGQAVYIRSLFEANKDVRDPRQQQVLLRETEKLLQSWKHPDPYRAPTAPGGNKWERNLPARILPYAESPGAH from the exons ATGTCCACTGCCGCTGTGAG GTCGCTCTACCGGCGGTCATTGAAGCTGGCATTGGACTGGGCTGTCCACCGCCAGGTGTGGCGGGGGCAGGCAGTCTACATCCGGAGCCTCTTCGAAGCAAACAAGGACGTTCGCGATCcccggcagcagcag GTGCTATTGCGGGAGACCgagaagctgctgcagagcTGGAAGCACCCCGATCCCTATCGGGCCCCGACTGCCCCTGGTG GAAACAAATGGGAGCGGAATTTGCCGGCTCGTATTCTACCAT ATGCCGAGAGCCCGGGGGCGCACTGA
- a CDS encoding uncharacterized protein (ID:PFLUO_000841-T1.cds;~source:funannotate): MTGGKSGGKASGSKNAQSRSSKAGLAFPVGRVHRLLRKGNYAQRVGAGAPVYLAAVLEYLAAEILELAGNAARDNKKTRIIPRHLQLAIRNDEELNKLLGHVTIAQGGVLPNIHQNLLPKKTPKAGKGSQEL, translated from the exons ATGACTGGAGGCAAATCCGGCGGCAAGGCCAGCGGCAGCAAGAACGCGCAGTC CCGTTCGTCCAAGGCCGGTCTGGCGTTCCCCGTCGGCCGTGTTCACCGTCTGCTCCGCAAGGGCAACTACGCCCAGCGtgtcggtgccggtgctCCCGTCTACCTCGCGGCCGTGCTTGAGTACCTGGCGGCTGAGATTCTCGAGTTGGCTGGAAACGCTGCCCGTGACAACAAGAAGACTCGTATCATCCCCCGTcacctccagctcgccaTCCGCAACGATGAGGAGCTGAACAAGCTTCTGGGTCACGTCACCATTGCCCAGGGTGGTGTTCTGCCCAACATCCACCAGA ACCTCCTCCCCAAGAAGACCCCCAAGGCCGGCAAGGGCAGCCAGGAGCTGTAA
- a CDS encoding uncharacterized protein (ID:PFLUO_000842-T1.cds;~source:funannotate), with product MPPKAAEKKPSTGGKAPVGGKAPAEKKEAGKKTATAASGEKKKRGKTRKETYSSYIYKVLKQVHPDTGISTRAMSILNSFVNDIFERVATEASKLAAYNKKSTISSREIQTSVRLILPGELAKHAVSEGTKAVTKYSSSAK from the exons ATGCCCCCCAAGGCCGCTGAGAAGAAGCCCAGCACCGGTGGCAAGGCCCCGGTTGGCGGCAAGGCTCCCgctgagaagaaggaggctggcaagaagactgccaccgctgcctccggcgagaagaagaagcgtgGCAAGACCCGCAAGGAGACCTACTCCAGCTACATCTACAAGG TCCTCAAGCAGGTCCACCCCGACACTGGTATCTCCACTCGCGCCATGTCCATCCTGAACTCGTTCGTCAATG ACATCTTCGAGCGTGTTGCGACCGAGGCCTCCAAGCTCGCTGCCTACAACAAGAAgtccaccatctcctcccgGGAGATCCAGACCTCGGTGCGGCTGATCCTGCCCGGTGAGCTGGCCAAGCACGCCGTGTCGGAGGGCACCAAGGCTGTCACCAAGTACTCGTCTTCGGCTAAATAA
- a CDS encoding uncharacterized protein (ID:PFLUO_000843-T1.cds;~source:funannotate) — MTGVDLEKCKRIVQYFWDPEPKNDATPDAPIWCLGREYAPSQHIADEPIPASPGPVRETDSRKETPKHQTLDPSSSPSGHPPESTSHKDPPNTTWPDAFLTDFESRIWVTYRSNFIPIPRSNSQEAASSMTLSVRLRSQLMDSQGFTSDTGWGCMIRSGQSLLANTLAILSLGRDWRRGEQVAQESKLISMFTDHPDSLFSIHQFVQCGARSCGKYPGEWFGPSATARCIQILSGECADPKLRVYVTNDTSDVYEDKFTQVACDEAGHIQPTLILLGLRLGIDHVTPVYRDGLRAALQYPQSVGIAGGRPSASHYFVGVQDGHLFYLDPHLTRPALPPRGADEPYTQEELDSYHTSRLRRIHIKDMDPSMLIGFLIQDDADWTDWKKRVGSTPGQPIVHILPGEKPPTQGQERREALDEVEVLDDSDALED, encoded by the exons ATGACTGGggtcgatctggagaaaTGCAAGCGCATCGTACAGTACTTCTGGGACCCAGAGCCCAAGAATGACGCAACCCCCGATGCTCCGATCTGGTGCCTGGGTAGAGAATACGCTCCGTCGCAACATATCGCAGACGAGCCAATACCAGCATCACCAGGGCCAGTTCGAGAGACTGACAGCCGCAAAGAGACCCCTAAACACCAGACACTAGACCCTAGCAGCAGCCCTTCTGGACACCCGCCTGAATCTACATCTCACAAGGATCCCCCAAACACGACCTGGCCGGACGCCTTTCTGACAGATTTTGAATCACGGATATGGGTTACATATCGCTCTAACTTCATACCAATCCCCAGGTCCAACTCACAAGAAGCAGCGTCCTCGATGACGTTGAGCGTGCGCCTGCGGAGTCAACTCATGGACTCGCAAGGGTTTACATCGGATACGGGGTGGGGTTGCATGATCCGATCTGGCCAAAGCCTTCTGGCCAACACGCTCGCCATCCTGTCGCTCGGGCGAG ACTGGCGGAGAGGTGAGCAGGTTGCCCAAGAATCGAAGCTGATCTCGATGTTCACCGATCACCCCGATTCACTATTCTCAATACACCAGTTTGTCCAGTGTGGCGCGCGGTCATGTGGTAAATATCCCGGGGAATGGTTTGGACCATCCGCAACGGCCCGGTGTATCCA GATACTCTCCGGTGAATGCGCAGACCCCAAGCTAAGAGTCTATGTAACGAATGATACGTCCGACGTCTACGAAGACAAGTTCACCCAAGTGGCCTGCGACGAAGCGGGGCACATTCAACCCACACTGATTCTCTTGGGACTTCGACTGGGCATTGATCATGTAACGCCTGTCTATCGGGATGGACTGCGAGCGGCGCTACAATATCCGCAGTCGGTTGGCATCGCAGG AGGCCGCCCATCAGCATCTCATTACTTTGTCGGAGTCCAGGATGGCCATTTGTTTTACCTTGATCCTCATCTCACGCGCCCCGCGCTGCCGCCTCGAGGGGCGGACGAACCATACACGCAAGAGGAACTGGACAGCTATCACACGAGCCGCCTGCGCAGAATTCACATCAAAGACATGGACCCGAGCATGCTGATCGGGTTTTTGATCCAAGACGATGCCGATTGGACGGACTGGAAGAAACGGGTTGGCTCAACGCCAGGACAGCCCATTGTTCACATCCTGCCCGGGGAAAAACCACCGACGCAGGGCCAGGAGCGGAGGGAGGCGTTGGACGAAGTGGAAGTGTTGGATGATTCGGACGCCCTGGAAGACTAG
- a CDS encoding uncharacterized protein (ID:PFLUO_000844-T1.cds;~source:funannotate) has protein sequence MARHGKTKARAKKAPRPDPGPLQPQLTMQQEARNTETHHQWWTTSLRHKAVQFVSAGDLEPSDELKDPHLAAQVDQADKQTETETERRETGGEPEPTKDDSMPMFFIDRTGQKIEDKRFPDPEPLLDRSDLDTSSEDEVVFSGRRKCPPSPPYSSNRPVRVETTGDELREFLDTSADRPLTSATPRTETAHADQTRDIQPTSHAGSKANQLWKLYSQQEDDMIADYIANMDSDYCDEDTHSTLPETEGGITVGKTTTQQDLSVQVPMEPSGHPITQGENESEIHVQSSIDGKPKETIWTGRMTNGSDIKKPVLANMHLDPDPVSTVVSNEDEETEDELEESDLDEDDDMDTVDIGLLQEQLDRYTRAQRKKHGFVSATAFADALESDPYYGFDIMDFNRPSLRKKSKGKQPLFALDISDSELEFELEQAWENDRRTKKIKKKEREQLRAEGLLGRSAGSADLKVKYPKDMNMEELITEMRAFLLSPKSSLSLPPMKKQRRKMVHELANVVSLKSQSKGNGQARFPILVKTSRTPGYTRKTISKVDELLSGRKLNRRLFKSWGQDSSKPSKAKRGGASGGPGVSYVDGDVVGGSAPEIGAENRGRAMLEKMGWSTGTALGATNNKGILLPVAQVVKNTRAGLG, from the exons ATGGCCCGCCATGGGAAGACAAAGGCTCGCGCCAAAAAGGCGCCCAGGCCGGATCCTG GACCACTGCAACCGCAGTTGACGATGCAGCAAGAGGCCCGCAATACTGAAACACATCATCAATGGTGGACTACCAGTCTGCGCCACAAGGCTGTTCAATTCGTGAGCGCTGGAGATCTCGAACCAAGTGACGAGTTGAAGGACCCTCATCTGGCAGCACAGGTCGACCAGGCGGACAAGcagacggagacggagacggagcgCAGAGAGACTGGGGGCGAGCCCGAGCCGACGAAAGATGATTCCATGCCCATGTTCTTCATCGACCGAACGGGCCAAAAGATCGAGGATAAAAGGTTCCCCGACCCAGAACCACTGCTGGACCGATCGGACCTGGACACGTCgagcgaggatgaggtcgTGTTTTCTGGACGAAGGAAGTGCCCCCCGTCCCCGCCATATAGCTCCAACCGACCGGTACGAGTCGAGACCACCGGAGACGAGCTGCGGGAGTTCCTCGACACCTCTGCTGATCGACCACTGACGTCGGCCACGCCGCGGACGGAAACTGCACACGCAGATCAGACGCGCGATATTCAACCCACGAGCCATGCTGGGTCCAAAGCAAACCAACTATGGAAACTATATTCGCAGCAGGAGGATGACATGATCGCCGACTACATTGCCAACATGGACAGTGATTACTGTGACGAGGACACACACTCCACGCTTCCCGAGACCGAAGGGGGCATCACCGTCGGCAAAACCACAACGCAGCAAGATCTGTCAGTACAGGTTCCAATGGAACCATCTGGACATCCCATTACCCAGGGTGAAAATGAAAGCGAGATTCATGTTCAAAGTTCCATCGACGGTAAGCCCAAGGAAACCATTTGGACGGGGAGAATGACGAATGGTTCTGATATCAAGAAACCAGTGCTCGCAAACATGCATCTCGACCCCGACCCTGTCTCGACCGTTGTTTCGaacgaagacgaagaaacagaagatgaACTAGAGGAGTCCgacctggacgaggacgacgacatggataCCGTGGACATCGGCCTGCTCCAAGAGCAACTGGACCGATATACCCGAGcacagagaaagaaacacGGGTTCGTATCGGCAACAGCCTTCGCAGATGCGCTCGAATCCGACCCCTACTATGGATTTGATATCATGGATTTTAATCGGCCCAGCCTACGGAAAAAGAGCAAGGGCAAGCAACCGCTTTTCGCCCTGGACATTTCCGACAGCGAGCTAGAGTTCGAACTAGAGCAGGCATGGGAGAATGACCGAcgaacgaagaagatcaagaagaaggagcgtgAACAGCTACGAGCCGAAGGGCTGTTGGGGAGAAGCGCCGGAAGTGCAGATTTGAAGGTCAAGTATCCAAAGGATATGAACATGGAAGAATTAATCACGGAAATGCGGGCGTTCCTGCTGTCGCCGAAGAGCAG TCTCTCCCTGCCTCCTATGAAAAAGCAGCGCCGGAAAATGGTGCACGAGCTGGCGAATGTTGTGAGTCTCAAGTCCCAGTCCAAAGGCAACGGGCAGGCCCGATTTCCGATTCTCGTCAAAACCTCTCGCACGCCCGGATACACACGCAAGACCATTTCCAAAGTCGACGAACTCCTCTCCGGGCGGAAGCTCAACCGTCGGTTGTTCAAATCCTGGGGCCAGGATTCATCAAAACCATCCAAGGCCAAACGTGGAGGTGCTTCGGGTGGTCCTGGCGTTTCCTacgtggatggagatgtcgTCGGTGGCTCGGCCCCCGAGATTGGAGCAGAGAACCGTGGCCGGGCCATGTTGGAGAAAATGGGATGGAGTACTGGTACCGCGCTTGGAGCCACTAACAACAAAGGCATCTTGTTGCCGGTGGCGCAGGTGGTGAAGAATACCCGAGCCGGGCTTGGCTGA
- a CDS encoding uncharacterized protein (ID:PFLUO_000845-T1.cds;~source:funannotate): MGQYHSTGQKVSGQEPQKVDYYELLGVTPGAPDDEIKKAYRKKALELHPDRNYGNVDEATRLFAEIQSAYEVLADPQERAWYDSHSDAFLGTDGDAGGDQHSYNVRITTAEDILKLFSKFSPRMDFSDSSAGFFGGLREQFDQLALEERIACQWENQDTVDYPSFGSRDDDFEDVVRPFYAAWSAFSTRKAFAWKDAYRYSEAPDRRVRRLMEKENKRLREEGIREFNDAVRSLVAFVKKRDPRYKINAQNEAQRQETLRQSVAAQAVRSRAANQAKMRDHIMPEWARTAEEPDEEEEESSECEVESFECVACHKQFKSQKQFEAHERSKKHLKAVKQLCREMRAQDRELDLNDAVSPSPPTAASDIDEHPVAIDASVNKSQEIACVNSDEHLDAVPGLGEDEVENDEASKSPHSPLGQDSSSDDADYASREAVERRLHSDASEVEDSVTTLSRQLSSSGLGDQEPSVKVGKAKQKRAKKAAQKATGSDGLVCTGCKEPFASKTKLFAHIKEFPDHAQLQKSTNGKGKKRR, encoded by the exons ATGGGCCAGTATCACTCGACCGGCCAAAAGGTCTCCGGCCAGGAGCCCCAGAAGGTCGACTACTACGAGCTGCTAGGAGTGACCCCCGGTGCACCGGACGACGA GATCAAAAAGGCCTATCGAAAGAAAGCCCTCGAGCTGCATCCAGACCGGAACTATGGAAATGTCGATGAGGCCACCAGACTATTCGCCGAGATCCAGTCCGCGTACGAGGTGCTGGCGGATCCCCAGGAGCGAGCATGGTACGACTCTCACAGCGACGCCTTCCTGGGCACCGACGGagacgccggcggcgaccaACACTCATACAATGTCCGCATCACCACCGCTGAAGATATTCTCAAGCTTTTCTCGAAATTCAGTCCGCGCATGGACTTCTCCGATTCCTCAGCGGGCTTCTTTGGCGGCCTTCGCGAGCAATTCGATcagctggcgctggaggaaaGGATAGCATGCCAGTGGGAAAACCAAGACACGGTGGATTATCCCTCCTTTGGCAGCCGCGATGATGATTTCGAGGACGTGGTGCGGCCCTTCTACGCCGCCTGGAGCGCGTTCTCCACCAGGAAGGCCTTTGCTTGGAAGGACGCATACCGCTACTCCGAGGCCCCTGATCGTCGCGTGCGGCGGTTAATGGAAAAGGAGAACAAGCGACTTCGAGAGGAGGGCATTCGTGAATTCAACGATGCCGTCCGGTCCCTGGTGGCCTTCGTCAAAAAGCGTGATCCGCGATACAAGATCAATGCACAAAACGAAGCTCAACGCCAGGAAACCCTGCGCCAGTCCGTGGCTGCCCAAGCGGTCAGGTCCCGCGCGGCCAACCAGGCCAAGATGCGCGATCATATCATGCCGGAATGGGCTCGGACGGCGGAGGAgcccgatgaagaggaagaagaaagctcGGAATGCGAAGTCGAAAGCTTTGAGTGTGTGGCATGTCACAAGCAATTCAAAAGTCAGAAGCAGTTTGAGGCACATGAACGGAGCAAGAAGCACCTAAAAGCCGTGAAGCAGCTCTGCCGCGAGATGAGAGCGCAGGATCGAGAGCTGGACTTGAACGACGCCGTCTCTCCTTCCCCACCCACAGCGGCCAGTGATATCGATGAGCACCCCGTCGCTATTGATGCCAGTGTGAACAAGTCTCAGGAAATTGCATGTGTGAATTCCGATGAGCATCTGGATGCAGTGCCTGGTCTGGGTGAAGACGAGGTCGAGAATGATGAGGCCTCTAAGTCACCACATTCACCTCTGGGTCAGGATTCATCCAGTGATGATGCCGATTATGCGTCTCGGGAAGCTGTCGAGAGAAGGCTTCACTCCGACGCGTCCGAGGTCGAGGACTCGGTGACCACCTTGTCTCGACAACTGTCCTCGTCTGGACTGGGTGACCAGGAGCCTTCGGTCAAGGTAGGCAAAGCCAAACAGAAGCGAGCCAAGAAAGCGGCTCAAAAGGCCACCGGGTCAGACGGATTGGTATGCACAGGTTGCAAAGAACCCTTTGCCTCGAAAACGAAACTGTTCGCACACATCAAGGAATTCCCCGACCACGCACAACTACAGAAGTCTACGAatggaaagggaaagaaaagacggTAA